From a single Mycolicibacterium moriokaense genomic region:
- a CDS encoding LuxR C-terminal-related transcriptional regulator, translated as MISGDPLAGRDAELSTIRRSLSGSSKSSGVVIVGAAGVGKTRLAREVLARAEAEGERTNWIVGTESARALPLGAFTALISDPQGDPLPNVRYVINSLVAQHRQGRILIGVDDAHLLDGLSAHVVHQLAHSRAARLVVTLRAGTKPPDAITALWKDDLLTRLDLEPLTVEATRAMIEGALGGAVDARSARRFWKLTGGNALFLHQLVADQVAAGRMRMISGVWMWDGDVAVSQSISDMVGRQLHELTPEVALVVDTLSQCEPLAVDVLCDLVGRDDLETAEQLHLITIERSGGQLMARLAHPLYGELRRAGAGEMYLSKIRGRLAQRLAKDPDADSQATVRRALLALESDLPSDPQLCLQAAQYAMTLLDLELADRFATSAASAGAPDALGVRATNLLLVGRGAEAEEVLAAIGEDEGAHQWATLRAANMIWMLGRCSDAATLLGELARGAESPADVAARTAIEACVDAASARCDSAAEKAVAALDSGVLSDFHAMMASVALTMALGALGRGDDLTTVAQAALDRSITSFQASHMRFWFGSVYARACRLTGRIDECVAMVERLADSAREIPSLAYANLASLMGVSALMRGDVRAAVKLLHEALAGVERHGVTTGLRPATCFSLAEAHAKLGEAEAAKEAIAEAQAGVPPDYLFMQTALSIATGWSLAANGCLSEAIATVQSAAEVARERNQPTHELACLQVAAQWGDASGASRARQLADELGLPLAKAVARHTESLKTNDGEGLLAASSEYQEIGDRAAAADVAAQAAVAFTGNQQRKRGLWAAAVAKELSDACGGLCTPALRSPAGQPLTGRQREIVELVLAGLTNRQIADRLVMSVRSVEGHVYRACQRVGASSREELAAIARAGPAAAR; from the coding sequence GTGATCAGCGGGGATCCGCTGGCGGGTCGCGACGCTGAGCTCTCGACAATTCGGCGCTCGCTCAGCGGAAGCAGCAAGAGCTCCGGCGTCGTGATCGTGGGGGCCGCGGGTGTCGGGAAGACCCGGCTCGCACGCGAGGTCCTTGCGCGCGCCGAGGCCGAGGGTGAGCGCACGAACTGGATCGTCGGCACCGAATCCGCGCGAGCGCTTCCGCTCGGCGCCTTCACCGCGTTGATCAGCGATCCGCAGGGCGATCCTCTACCCAACGTGCGGTACGTGATCAATTCCCTTGTCGCGCAGCATCGTCAGGGCAGGATCCTGATCGGTGTCGACGACGCCCACCTGCTCGACGGATTGTCCGCTCACGTCGTGCACCAGCTCGCCCACAGTCGCGCGGCGCGCCTCGTGGTGACGTTGCGGGCCGGCACGAAACCGCCCGACGCGATCACCGCCCTGTGGAAGGACGACCTGCTCACGCGCCTCGATCTGGAGCCGCTCACGGTCGAGGCGACCCGCGCCATGATCGAGGGTGCTCTGGGCGGTGCCGTGGACGCCCGCAGTGCGCGACGCTTCTGGAAACTCACCGGGGGGAATGCGTTGTTCCTCCACCAACTCGTTGCGGATCAAGTCGCCGCGGGTCGGATGCGGATGATCTCCGGTGTGTGGATGTGGGACGGCGACGTCGCGGTGTCCCAGAGCATCAGCGACATGGTCGGCAGGCAACTGCATGAACTCACGCCGGAGGTGGCCCTCGTCGTCGACACCCTGTCGCAGTGCGAACCGTTGGCCGTCGATGTGCTCTGCGATCTGGTGGGGCGCGACGACCTCGAGACCGCCGAGCAGCTGCACCTGATCACCATCGAGCGGTCCGGCGGTCAGCTGATGGCCCGGCTGGCTCACCCGCTGTACGGCGAACTCCGCCGGGCCGGGGCAGGCGAGATGTACCTGTCGAAGATCCGGGGCCGGCTGGCGCAGCGATTGGCGAAGGATCCGGACGCCGATTCGCAGGCGACGGTGCGCCGGGCCCTGCTGGCGCTGGAGTCCGATCTGCCGTCCGATCCGCAGTTGTGCCTTCAGGCAGCGCAGTACGCGATGACTCTGCTGGACCTCGAGTTGGCGGACCGCTTCGCGACGTCGGCTGCGTCGGCGGGAGCGCCCGATGCCCTCGGGGTGCGTGCGACGAATCTGCTGCTCGTCGGTCGCGGTGCGGAGGCGGAGGAGGTGTTGGCCGCGATCGGCGAAGACGAAGGGGCACACCAGTGGGCCACGTTGCGCGCGGCGAACATGATCTGGATGCTCGGCCGCTGCAGTGACGCCGCGACCCTGCTCGGGGAGCTGGCCCGCGGTGCGGAATCGCCGGCCGACGTGGCCGCGCGAACCGCGATAGAGGCCTGCGTCGACGCGGCCTCCGCTCGGTGTGACTCCGCAGCGGAAAAGGCTGTAGCGGCACTGGATTCCGGCGTGCTGTCGGATTTCCACGCGATGATGGCCTCGGTGGCGCTCACGATGGCACTCGGTGCGCTGGGGCGGGGGGACGACCTCACCACCGTGGCGCAGGCCGCCCTGGATCGGTCCATCACCTCATTTCAGGCGTCGCACATGCGGTTCTGGTTCGGCAGCGTCTACGCCAGGGCCTGCAGGCTGACCGGCCGGATCGACGAATGCGTGGCGATGGTCGAGCGGCTCGCCGACTCGGCACGTGAGATTCCCAGCCTGGCTTACGCCAACCTGGCCTCGCTGATGGGTGTCTCGGCGTTGATGCGCGGCGACGTCCGCGCCGCCGTGAAACTTCTGCACGAGGCGCTCGCCGGTGTCGAAAGACACGGTGTCACAACCGGTTTGCGCCCTGCCACCTGCTTCTCGCTAGCTGAGGCGCACGCAAAACTCGGTGAGGCGGAGGCCGCCAAGGAGGCGATCGCCGAGGCGCAGGCCGGTGTTCCGCCCGATTACCTGTTCATGCAGACGGCGCTGAGCATCGCCACCGGGTGGTCGCTGGCCGCCAACGGCTGCCTCAGCGAGGCGATCGCCACCGTGCAGTCGGCCGCGGAGGTGGCGCGCGAACGCAATCAACCGACCCACGAACTGGCGTGTCTGCAAGTGGCGGCGCAGTGGGGTGACGCCTCCGGAGCTTCGCGGGCGCGTCAGCTCGCCGACGAGTTGGGGTTACCGCTGGCGAAAGCCGTTGCCCGGCATACGGAGTCGTTGAAGACCAACGACGGCGAAGGTCTGCTGGCGGCGTCGAGTGAATACCAGGAGATCGGGGACCGCGCCGCGGCAGCCGACGTCGCCGCACAGGCCGCGGTGGCGTTCACCGGGAACCAGCAGCGCAAGCGCGGCCTGTGGGCCGCCGCGGTGGCCAAGGAACTCAGCGACGCCTGCGGCGGGTTGTGCACGCCTGCGTTGCGCAGTCCCGCGGGGCAGCCGTTGACGGGTCGCCAGCGTGAGATCGTCGAACTCGTGTTGGCGGGGCTGACCAACCGCCAGATCGCCGACCGGCTGGTCATGTCCGTGCGCAGCGTCGAGGGCCACGTGTACCGCGCGTGCCAACGCGTCGGCGCGAGCTCACGTGAGGAGCTGGCCGCGATCGCTCGTGCCGGTCCAGCCGCAGCACGCTGA
- a CDS encoding FAD-binding oxidoreductase — MSAEVLDGLIAELPDGAVVTDPDILASYRQDRAFDPSAGTPLAVVRPRCTADVQATMRWATAHKIAVVPRGMGTGLSGGATALNGAIVLTTEKMRDITVDPVTRTAVTQPGLLNAEVKKAVAEYGLWYPPDPSSFEICSIGGNIATNAGGLCCVKYGVTTDYVLGLEVVLADGTAVRLGGPRLKDVAGLSLTKLFVGSEGTLGVITEVTLRLLPPQQVASTVVATFDSVEAAAKSVVTITGKMRPSMLEFMDSVSINAVEDKLRMGLDRTAAAMMVAATDDRGASGIEDARFMADVFTRHGATEVFSTSDPDEGEAFVAARRFCIPAVELKGSLLLEDVGVPLPALADLVSGVAKIAANHDLLISVIAHAGDGNTHPLIVYDPADAAMTERAHQAFGEIMDLAVGLGGTITGEHGVGRLKRPWLEGQIGPEAMELNRRIKAALDPDNILNPGAAI; from the coding sequence GTGAGCGCCGAAGTGCTGGATGGGTTGATCGCCGAGCTGCCCGACGGAGCCGTCGTCACCGATCCCGACATCCTGGCGTCCTACCGGCAGGACCGGGCCTTCGATCCGAGCGCGGGCACGCCGCTGGCGGTGGTGCGGCCGCGCTGCACGGCGGACGTGCAGGCGACGATGCGGTGGGCCACCGCCCACAAGATCGCGGTCGTGCCGCGCGGCATGGGCACCGGGCTGTCCGGCGGCGCAACGGCTCTCAACGGCGCAATCGTGCTGACCACCGAGAAGATGCGCGACATCACCGTCGACCCGGTCACCCGCACCGCGGTCACGCAGCCCGGCCTGCTGAACGCCGAGGTCAAGAAGGCGGTCGCGGAGTATGGGCTCTGGTATCCGCCGGACCCGTCGTCGTTCGAGATCTGCAGCATCGGCGGCAACATCGCCACCAACGCCGGCGGGCTGTGCTGCGTGAAGTACGGGGTCACGACGGACTACGTGCTCGGTCTCGAGGTGGTGCTCGCTGACGGCACCGCGGTGCGGCTCGGCGGCCCGCGACTGAAGGATGTCGCGGGGCTCTCGCTGACCAAGCTGTTCGTCGGCAGCGAGGGCACGCTCGGCGTCATCACCGAAGTGACCCTGCGCCTGCTGCCACCGCAACAGGTTGCCAGCACGGTCGTCGCCACGTTCGACTCGGTCGAGGCCGCGGCGAAATCGGTAGTCACCATCACCGGCAAGATGCGCCCCTCGATGTTGGAGTTCATGGATTCGGTGTCGATCAACGCCGTCGAGGACAAGCTGCGGATGGGTCTGGACCGCACCGCCGCCGCGATGATGGTGGCCGCGACGGACGACCGCGGCGCCTCCGGCATCGAGGATGCTCGATTCATGGCTGACGTGTTCACGAGACACGGTGCGACGGAAGTCTTTTCGACGTCCGACCCCGACGAGGGTGAGGCCTTCGTCGCCGCCCGCAGGTTCTGCATCCCCGCCGTGGAGTTGAAGGGCTCGCTACTGCTCGAGGACGTCGGCGTCCCCCTGCCCGCACTGGCCGATCTGGTCAGCGGGGTGGCGAAGATCGCCGCCAATCACGACCTGTTGATCTCGGTGATCGCGCACGCGGGCGACGGCAACACGCACCCGCTCATCGTCTACGACCCCGCCGATGCGGCCATGACCGAACGCGCACACCAGGCGTTCGGCGAGATCATGGATCTGGCGGTCGGCTTGGGCGGAACGATCACCGGCGAGCACGGCGTCGGCCGGTTGAAGCGTCCGTGGCTCGAGGGGCAGATCGGCCCTGAGGCGATGGAACTCAACCGGCGGATCAAGGCAGCCCTGGACCCCGACAACATCCTCAACCCCGGCGCGGCCATCTGA
- a CDS encoding HIT family protein, with protein MSCVFCAVVAGEAPAIRIYEDDDYLAILDIRPFTRGHTLVIPKQHSVDLTDTPPETVAAMMTIGQRIARAARQSGLHADGNNIVINDGKAAFQSVFHIHLHVLPRQSGDKLSFAKGMLLRHDPNREESGRLLREALEKLDAQEETS; from the coding sequence ATGTCGTGTGTGTTCTGTGCTGTCGTCGCCGGCGAAGCCCCGGCCATCAGGATCTACGAGGACGACGACTACCTGGCAATCCTCGACATCCGCCCGTTCACCAGGGGCCATACGCTGGTGATCCCGAAGCAGCACAGCGTCGACCTGACCGATACGCCCCCTGAGACGGTCGCCGCGATGATGACCATCGGCCAGCGCATCGCGCGGGCGGCACGCCAGTCCGGCCTGCACGCCGACGGCAACAACATCGTCATCAACGACGGCAAGGCCGCCTTCCAGAGCGTGTTCCACATCCATCTGCACGTCCTGCCGCGGCAGAGCGGCGACAAGCTGTCCTTCGCCAAGGGCATGCTGCTGCGGCACGACCCGAACCGCGAGGAATCCGGACGTCTGTTGCGTGAGGCGCTCGAGAAACTCGACGCTCAGGAAGAGACGTCATGA
- a CDS encoding uracil-DNA glycosylase: MHSGPVNTKLPHPRTGELFDSPVPPGVGWPGDLASAETVVAATPAQVVRRARAVTTIEQLDAEVSVCRACPRLVKWREDVAVAKRKSYADQPYWGRPIPGWGSSQPRVLIVGLAPAAHGGNRTGRVFTGDRSGDFLFAALYRAGLANQALCTDAADGLALNDTRVAAAVRCAPPANAPTPQERAVCAPWLDAEWRLTKSSVRVIIALGGFAWRAALEIVRNGGGVIGSPAPRFGHGATADLGGVTLIGCYHPSQQNTFTGRLTPAMLDDIFGQAKRLVCVEERSPQQNAHKSRERRATS; the protein is encoded by the coding sequence ATGCACAGTGGTCCTGTGAACACCAAGCTCCCGCATCCGCGTACCGGCGAGCTGTTTGACTCACCCGTACCCCCTGGTGTCGGGTGGCCAGGGGACCTGGCCTCGGCCGAGACCGTGGTCGCGGCGACGCCCGCGCAGGTGGTCCGGCGGGCCCGCGCGGTGACGACGATCGAGCAGCTGGACGCCGAGGTGTCGGTGTGCCGAGCGTGCCCCCGGCTGGTGAAGTGGCGCGAAGACGTCGCCGTCGCCAAGCGCAAGTCCTACGCCGACCAGCCGTATTGGGGTCGGCCGATACCCGGGTGGGGGTCGTCGCAGCCGCGGGTGTTGATCGTGGGCCTGGCGCCAGCGGCGCACGGCGGCAACCGAACCGGCAGGGTCTTCACCGGCGATCGATCCGGCGACTTCCTCTTCGCCGCGCTGTATCGAGCCGGTCTGGCGAATCAGGCCCTCTGTACCGATGCCGCTGATGGCTTGGCGCTCAACGACACTCGCGTGGCCGCCGCGGTGCGCTGCGCGCCGCCCGCCAACGCACCGACGCCACAGGAGCGGGCGGTCTGCGCTCCGTGGCTCGACGCCGAGTGGCGACTCACGAAGTCGTCGGTGCGGGTGATCATCGCGCTCGGCGGGTTCGCGTGGCGGGCCGCGCTCGAGATAGTGCGCAACGGCGGCGGTGTCATCGGGTCGCCCGCGCCTCGGTTCGGCCACGGCGCCACCGCCGACCTCGGCGGGGTCACGCTGATCGGGTGCTACCACCCGAGCCAGCAGAACACCTTCACCGGGCGCCTCACCCCGGCGATGCTGGACGACATATTCGGTCAGGCCAAGCGACTTGTGTGCGTCGAGGAGCGTTCACCGCAGCAAAACGCACACAAATCGCGGGAACGACGGGCCACGTCGTAG
- a CDS encoding L-lactate permease — MYQQVLDPVANSLAWSAAVAAIPLLLLFVLLGALKVTAWVASLISLAVSIVIAVVVYGMPVGQTLLAGSEGAAFGFFPILWIVINAIWVYQMTVETGHFDVLRRSFSQVSDDQRIQAIIIAFSFGALMEALAGFGTPVAVTSVMLMALGFKPLKAAVLALVANTAPVAFGAMATPIITLGKVTELPADTLGAMVGRQTPILALFVPLALVAIVDGRRGIRETWPAAVVCGVVFAFGQFATSNFLSVPLADVVASLLSAAAVVALVRFWRPRHAYTEQPAVVAGGAADKPSADFAQRVENADAPSDSRADVIRAYAPYAIIIAVFVVGQISAVKSLLDKATVAFNWPGLNIVDADGDPLSLTKFSLNVLTTPGTQMLFAGILTMVALKLSVPRALKAYGATLHQLRWAIVTVMAVLALAFVMNTSGQTITLGTWMAAAGGAFAVLSPILGWLGVAVTGSDTSSNSLFGALQVTAANQAGLSDVLMAASNSSGGVLGKMVSPQNLAIAAAAVGLDGKEGDIFRRVVLWSLGFLVLMCILSGLQASPVLDWMVP, encoded by the coding sequence ATGTATCAGCAAGTCCTTGATCCGGTTGCCAATTCGCTCGCGTGGAGTGCTGCGGTCGCGGCGATACCGCTGCTGCTGTTGTTCGTCCTGCTGGGCGCGCTGAAGGTGACCGCGTGGGTGGCGTCGCTGATATCGCTGGCCGTCAGCATCGTCATCGCCGTCGTGGTCTATGGCATGCCGGTCGGACAGACGCTGCTCGCCGGAAGCGAGGGCGCCGCGTTCGGCTTCTTCCCCATTCTGTGGATCGTCATCAACGCGATCTGGGTCTACCAGATGACGGTGGAGACGGGACATTTCGACGTTCTGCGCCGGTCGTTCAGTCAGGTCAGCGACGACCAGCGGATCCAGGCCATCATCATCGCGTTCTCCTTCGGTGCGTTGATGGAGGCGCTCGCCGGGTTCGGCACGCCGGTCGCGGTGACGTCGGTGATGCTGATGGCGCTCGGCTTCAAGCCGCTGAAGGCGGCCGTCCTCGCGTTGGTCGCCAACACCGCACCGGTCGCGTTCGGCGCCATGGCCACACCCATCATCACGCTGGGCAAGGTCACGGAGCTGCCCGCCGACACGCTCGGCGCGATGGTGGGACGGCAGACCCCGATCCTGGCGTTGTTCGTCCCGCTGGCGTTGGTCGCCATCGTCGACGGCAGGCGCGGTATCCGGGAGACCTGGCCGGCCGCGGTGGTCTGCGGAGTGGTGTTCGCGTTCGGCCAGTTCGCCACGTCGAACTTTCTGTCGGTGCCTCTGGCCGACGTCGTGGCATCGCTGCTGTCCGCCGCTGCGGTCGTGGCGCTGGTGCGGTTCTGGCGGCCGAGGCACGCGTACACCGAGCAACCGGCCGTCGTGGCCGGCGGTGCGGCCGACAAACCGTCCGCCGATTTCGCGCAGCGGGTCGAGAACGCCGACGCCCCTAGTGATTCGCGCGCCGACGTCATCCGGGCGTACGCGCCGTACGCGATCATCATCGCGGTCTTCGTCGTGGGTCAGATCTCGGCGGTGAAGAGTCTGCTCGACAAGGCCACGGTCGCGTTCAACTGGCCTGGGCTCAACATCGTCGACGCGGACGGTGATCCGTTGTCGCTCACCAAGTTCAGCCTGAACGTGCTCACCACCCCGGGCACCCAGATGCTCTTCGCTGGAATCCTCACGATGGTGGCGTTGAAACTCTCGGTGCCACGGGCGCTGAAGGCGTACGGCGCGACGCTGCACCAACTCCGGTGGGCGATCGTGACCGTCATGGCGGTGCTGGCGCTGGCGTTCGTGATGAACACCTCGGGTCAGACGATCACGCTCGGCACCTGGATGGCCGCCGCGGGAGGGGCGTTCGCGGTGCTGTCGCCGATCCTGGGCTGGCTCGGTGTCGCGGTCACCGGATCCGACACGTCGTCCAACTCGCTGTTCGGTGCGTTGCAGGTGACCGCCGCCAATCAGGCCGGGCTGTCGGACGTGCTGATGGCCGCGTCGAACAGTTCGGGCGGCGTGCTCGGCAAGATGGTCTCGCCGCAGAACCTGGCGATCGCCGCGGCCGCGGTCGGTCTCGACGGCAAGGAAGGCGACATCTTCCGCCGCGTCGTGCTGTGGAGCCTCGGGTTCCTGGTCCTGATGTGCATCCTCTCCGGGCTGCAGGCCTCGCCCGTACTGGACTGGATGGTGCCGTGA
- a CDS encoding LLM class flavin-dependent oxidoreductase yields MRLSVLDLVPVRTDQSTSDALAASTALAQTADRLGYTRYWVAEHHNMPSVAATSPPVVIAHLAAHTTQLRLGSGGVMLPNHAPLAVAEQFALLEAAHPGRIDLGIGRAPGSDPVTSMALRGAAGRDDRDIEAFPDYLDDVVALMSAKGVRVPIPNQRYILKATPAAVTEPKLWLLGSSMYSAQLAAVKGLPYVFAHHFSGQGTAEALAVYRSEFRPSDLAPEPLTFLTVNAVVAETHDEAMALALPNLQMMARLRTGQPLGALDLVEDAQAAVLSPQAEHIVEAVLRRSVVGSPTDAADQIRALADEFGVDEVMVNPAASAHRGTDPATAPGRDTTLELLAKELF; encoded by the coding sequence ATGCGCCTTTCTGTCCTAGACCTCGTGCCGGTACGCACCGACCAGTCGACATCGGATGCGCTGGCGGCATCGACCGCCCTCGCGCAGACGGCTGACCGGCTGGGATACACCCGCTACTGGGTCGCCGAGCACCACAACATGCCGTCGGTCGCGGCGACCAGCCCGCCGGTGGTCATCGCCCACCTCGCCGCCCACACCACGCAGCTGCGGCTGGGCTCCGGCGGTGTCATGCTGCCCAACCACGCGCCGCTGGCCGTCGCCGAGCAGTTCGCGCTGCTGGAGGCCGCGCATCCGGGCCGCATCGATCTCGGCATCGGACGGGCGCCCGGGTCGGATCCGGTGACGTCGATGGCGCTGCGCGGCGCCGCGGGCCGCGACGATCGGGACATCGAGGCGTTCCCGGACTATCTGGACGACGTCGTCGCGCTGATGAGCGCCAAGGGCGTGCGGGTCCCGATCCCGAACCAGCGCTACATCCTCAAGGCCACACCCGCCGCGGTGACGGAACCGAAGCTGTGGCTGCTTGGTTCGTCGATGTATTCGGCCCAACTGGCCGCGGTCAAAGGTCTGCCGTACGTGTTCGCACACCACTTCTCCGGCCAGGGCACCGCCGAGGCGCTGGCGGTGTATCGGTCGGAGTTCCGGCCGAGCGACCTGGCGCCCGAACCCCTGACATTCCTCACCGTCAACGCCGTCGTGGCCGAAACACACGACGAGGCAATGGCTCTGGCGCTGCCGAACCTGCAGATGATGGCGCGGCTGCGGACCGGGCAACCGCTCGGTGCGCTGGATCTCGTCGAAGACGCGCAAGCCGCGGTGCTCAGCCCGCAGGCGGAACACATCGTCGAGGCGGTCCTACGTCGTTCCGTCGTCGGCTCGCCGACCGACGCCGCCGACCAGATTCGCGCGCTGGCTGACGAGTTCGGTGTCGACGAGGTCATGGTCAACCCCGCCGCCTCGGCACACCGCGGCACCGACCCCGCGACCGCACCTGGTCGGGACACGACGCTGGAACTGCTGGCGAAAGAGCTGTTCTAG
- a CDS encoding MFS transporter, whose protein sequence is MTNSKRGPLYLILFAALMAGAGNGISIVAFPWLVLQRSGSTFEASLVAMAGTLPLLAATLIAGAAVDYLGRRRVSMIADTLSAVSVASVPVLTLTFGADAVNVAVLAALAAVGAFFDPAGMTARETMLPEAAKRAGWTLDHANSVYEAIFNLAYIVGPGIGGLLIATLGGVNTMWATAAAFVLSIIAISVLKLEGTGRPDKEALPHNVWAGIVEGLRFVWHSRVLRTLAFIDLAATGLYMPMESVLFPKYFTDRNEPAQLGWVLMALSVGGLVGALGYAVLSKYMSRRTTMLTAVLTLGVAMTVIAYLPPLPTILVLCAVVGLVYGPIAPIYNYVMQTRAPQHLRGRVVGVMGSLAYAAGPLGLIVAGPLADAAGLHATFLALSLPMLLLGVVAVFLPALRDLDRPPVEPPS, encoded by the coding sequence ATGACGAATAGCAAGCGCGGCCCGCTTTATCTGATCCTGTTCGCCGCGCTGATGGCCGGTGCAGGCAACGGCATCTCGATCGTCGCGTTCCCGTGGCTTGTGTTGCAGCGCAGCGGCTCTACCTTCGAGGCGTCGCTGGTGGCGATGGCCGGGACGCTACCGCTGCTGGCGGCCACCCTGATCGCCGGGGCCGCGGTGGACTACCTGGGGCGCAGGCGTGTCTCGATGATCGCCGACACGTTGTCGGCGGTGTCGGTCGCGTCCGTACCCGTGCTGACGCTGACTTTCGGGGCCGACGCCGTCAACGTGGCCGTGCTCGCGGCGCTCGCAGCGGTCGGCGCGTTCTTCGATCCGGCGGGGATGACCGCCCGCGAGACGATGCTGCCGGAGGCGGCCAAGCGTGCGGGCTGGACCCTGGACCACGCCAACAGCGTCTACGAGGCGATCTTCAACCTGGCCTACATCGTCGGGCCGGGCATCGGCGGCCTGCTGATCGCCACCCTCGGGGGCGTCAACACCATGTGGGCGACGGCCGCGGCGTTCGTGTTGTCGATCATCGCGATCAGCGTGCTGAAGCTGGAGGGCACGGGCAGACCGGACAAAGAGGCGCTGCCGCACAACGTCTGGGCGGGCATCGTCGAGGGACTGCGGTTCGTCTGGCACAGCCGGGTGCTGCGCACGTTGGCGTTCATCGACCTGGCGGCCACCGGCCTCTACATGCCGATGGAGTCAGTCCTGTTCCCCAAGTACTTCACCGATCGCAACGAGCCCGCGCAGTTGGGCTGGGTGCTGATGGCGTTGAGTGTCGGCGGTCTGGTCGGTGCGCTGGGCTACGCCGTGTTGTCCAAGTACATGAGCAGGCGCACGACCATGCTGACCGCGGTCCTCACGCTCGGCGTGGCGATGACGGTGATCGCGTACCTTCCGCCGCTGCCGACGATCCTGGTGTTGTGCGCCGTAGTCGGGCTCGTGTATGGGCCGATCGCGCCGATCTACAACTACGTCATGCAGACGCGGGCGCCGCAGCACCTGCGCGGGCGGGTGGTCGGGGTGATGGGTTCGCTCGCCTACGCCGCGGGTCCACTCGGATTGATCGTGGCGGGTCCGCTGGCCGACGCCGCGGGTCTGCACGCGACGTTTTTGGCGTTGTCACTCCCGATGTTGCTCCTTGGCGTCGTCGCGGTCTTCCTGCCGGCGTTGCGCGACCTCGACCGTCCCCCGGTGGAACCACCGAGCTGA
- a CDS encoding cytochrome P450: MAAALSQSSRPRFQLATAESWANPWGMYRALRDHDPVHHVVPVDRPDHDYFVLSRHADIFRAARDHETFSSAQGLTVNYGELDLIGLADNPPMVMQDPPVHTEFRKLVSRGFTPRQVEAVEPKVREYVIERIERIKANGGGDIVTELFKPLPSMVVAHYLGVPEGDRGKFDGWTEAIVAGNTVEGGVTAALGNLGDALGEMMAYFTTLIEKRRAEPEDDTVSHLVAAGVGADGDIAGVLSILAFTFTMVTGGNDTTTGMLGGSVQLLHQRPDQRKLLAGNPDLIPDAVDEFLRLTSPVQMLGRTVTRNVTIGDTMIPEGRRVMFLYGSANRDERQYGDDAGDLDVTRNPRNILTFSHGAHHCLGAAAARMQSRVALTELLTRIPDFEVDEDRIVWAGGSYVRRPLSIPFTVVA; this comes from the coding sequence ATGGCAGCTGCTCTGTCTCAGAGCTCTCGTCCCCGCTTTCAGCTCGCGACCGCTGAGTCGTGGGCGAACCCCTGGGGGATGTACCGGGCGCTGCGTGACCACGATCCCGTGCACCATGTCGTACCGGTCGACCGACCCGATCACGACTATTTCGTGCTGTCGCGGCACGCGGACATTTTCAGAGCGGCTCGTGATCACGAAACGTTCTCGTCGGCGCAGGGTCTGACGGTCAACTACGGCGAACTCGATCTCATCGGCCTGGCAGACAATCCGCCGATGGTCATGCAGGACCCGCCGGTGCACACGGAGTTCCGGAAATTGGTGTCGCGCGGCTTCACACCTCGACAGGTCGAGGCGGTCGAGCCGAAGGTGCGTGAATACGTCATCGAGCGGATCGAGCGCATCAAGGCCAACGGCGGCGGCGACATCGTCACCGAGTTGTTCAAACCGCTGCCGTCGATGGTGGTCGCGCACTATCTCGGTGTGCCCGAAGGGGATCGCGGCAAGTTCGACGGGTGGACCGAGGCGATCGTCGCGGGCAACACCGTGGAGGGCGGCGTCACGGCGGCGCTGGGCAACCTCGGCGACGCACTTGGCGAGATGATGGCCTACTTCACCACGCTGATCGAGAAGCGCCGCGCCGAGCCCGAGGACGACACGGTCTCGCATCTGGTGGCGGCCGGCGTCGGCGCCGACGGGGACATCGCCGGTGTGCTGTCGATTCTCGCCTTCACGTTCACCATGGTCACTGGAGGCAACGACACGACGACCGGCATGCTCGGCGGCTCTGTACAGCTGCTCCACCAGCGACCCGATCAGCGAAAGCTGTTGGCCGGCAACCCTGATCTGATCCCCGACGCCGTCGACGAATTCCTGCGGCTCACCTCGCCGGTACAGATGCTCGGCCGGACGGTGACCCGCAATGTGACGATCGGCGACACCATGATCCCCGAGGGCAGGCGCGTGATGTTCCTCTACGGCTCCGCCAACCGCGACGAACGCCAGTACGGTGACGACGCGGGCGACCTCGATGTGACGCGCAACCCGCGCAACATCCTGACCTTCAGCCACGGCGCCCACCACTGTCTCGGCGCCGCGGCCGCACGAATGCAGTCGCGGGTTGCGCTGACCGAACTCTTGACG